One part of the Bdellovibrio sp. KM01 genome encodes these proteins:
- a CDS encoding transposase codes for MKKHLVTALFAVVSGFMLQACSPAGSLISHQRDADFYNQFVNSSADWQQVENKIDELKVMQTGSEYPMRYVFFDNGKFYYQVDKLGTGEGVWSTQKGALIATAQRTIFAMELAISAASDKGNETLVRFYDRHGLNSINIKLRDPQVIKAQGKVPTELRKFTRSEKNI; via the coding sequence ATGAAAAAACATCTAGTGACGGCTTTATTTGCAGTAGTTTCTGGTTTCATGCTTCAAGCGTGCTCACCCGCGGGTTCTTTGATTTCTCACCAAAGAGATGCAGATTTTTATAACCAATTCGTAAATTCTTCAGCTGATTGGCAACAGGTTGAAAACAAGATTGATGAACTTAAAGTGATGCAAACGGGTTCCGAGTATCCGATGCGCTACGTATTCTTTGATAACGGCAAATTTTATTATCAGGTTGATAAGTTGGGAACGGGCGAAGGTGTTTGGTCCACTCAAAAGGGCGCTTTGATTGCAACAGCTCAGCGCACGATCTTTGCGATGGAGCTTGCGATTTCAGCAGCCAGCGACAAAGGTAACGAGACATTGGTGCGTTTTTATGATCGTCACGGATTAAATTCGATCAACATTAAATTGCGCGATCCACAAGTAATCAAAGCTCAGGGCAAAGTGCCGACCGAGCTCAGAAAATTCACTCGTTCAGAAAAGAACATCTAA
- a CDS encoding NAD(P)-dependent alcohol dehydrogenase produces MIKAKAYAAPSAKAPLAPFSFERRELRDNDVHIEIHYCGVCHSDVHQVRDEWGRGSFPMVPGHEIVGNVIAVGSKVKKFKVGDLAGVGCMVDSCLDCASCKEGLEQFCERGFVGTYNSKEKDGSPTFGGYSNSIVTREEFCLSIPKNLSLAATAPLLCAGITTYSPLRHWKVSKGQKVGIVGLGGLGHMGVKFANAMGANVTVFTTSASKVEDAKRLGAHEVIISKDMAQMRAHMGTFDFILDTVSAPHDYNLYLSLLRRDGNMVLVGLPDTPPTLAAGALIMGRRKLGGSLIGGIQETQEMLDFCAKHNIVSDIEMIPIEQINVAYERMIKSDVKYRFVIDMKSLA; encoded by the coding sequence ATGATTAAAGCAAAAGCGTATGCAGCCCCGTCTGCAAAAGCACCTCTGGCTCCGTTCAGTTTTGAGCGCCGCGAACTTCGCGATAATGATGTTCACATTGAAATTCATTATTGCGGCGTTTGCCACTCTGATGTTCACCAGGTGCGCGATGAATGGGGTCGCGGAAGCTTCCCCATGGTTCCAGGTCACGAAATAGTCGGCAACGTTATTGCCGTCGGTTCAAAAGTCAAAAAATTCAAAGTCGGTGATTTGGCCGGCGTCGGCTGCATGGTCGATTCATGTTTAGACTGTGCTTCTTGCAAAGAAGGCTTGGAGCAGTTCTGCGAAAGAGGTTTTGTTGGAACATATAACAGTAAAGAAAAGGACGGTTCCCCCACATTTGGTGGTTATTCGAACTCCATCGTCACCCGCGAGGAATTTTGTTTAAGCATTCCCAAAAATTTAAGTTTGGCGGCAACAGCTCCGTTACTGTGCGCAGGCATCACTACTTATTCTCCCCTTCGCCACTGGAAAGTCTCAAAAGGCCAAAAGGTTGGTATCGTGGGTTTAGGTGGTTTGGGTCACATGGGTGTGAAATTCGCCAATGCGATGGGAGCAAATGTTACTGTATTCACCACTTCAGCTTCGAAAGTGGAAGATGCTAAACGCCTGGGTGCACACGAAGTGATTATCTCTAAAGACATGGCGCAAATGCGTGCCCACATGGGAACTTTTGATTTCATCTTAGATACAGTGTCGGCTCCCCACGATTACAATCTTTACTTAAGCTTGCTTCGTCGTGACGGCAATATGGTGCTGGTGGGATTACCAGATACTCCCCCGACATTGGCTGCAGGTGCATTGATCATGGGTCGCAGAAAATTGGGTGGTTCTTTGATTGGTGGGATCCAGGAAACTCAAGAGATGTTGGATTTCTGTGCCAAGCACAACATCGTTTCCGACATTGAGATGATTCCAATTGAACAAATCAACGTCGCCTATGAACGCATGATTAAAAGCGATGTTAAATATCGCTTTGTGATCGATATGAAATCTCTTGCCTAG
- a CDS encoding peptidylprolyl isomerase codes for MKIQVSHILVQHSYEAEDILRALKDGKDFAELARKFSKCSSAADGGNLGVFSEGKLDPDFEETAFSLKVGQTTTKPIRTRFGYHIIRRTA; via the coding sequence ATGAAAATTCAGGTGAGTCATATTCTTGTTCAGCATTCTTATGAAGCCGAAGATATTTTGCGTGCACTGAAAGATGGCAAAGACTTTGCCGAACTTGCACGCAAGTTTTCGAAATGCTCATCTGCAGCAGATGGTGGCAATTTAGGAGTATTCTCAGAAGGAAAACTGGACCCCGATTTCGAGGAAACTGCGTTTTCTTTGAAAGTAGGACAAACCACGACTAAACCAATTCGTACGCGCTTTGGTTATCACATCATACGCAGAACTGCATAG
- a CDS encoding DMT family transporter — MNFLLYAICTLIWGSTWLVITFQVDSASPIASVFWRFTLGAFMLLSYCLITKKKLSYGKSDHLTFLTMGIFMFSVNYMLVYWSETMVSSGIAAICFTVIVPYNMIGMRLFFKKPITPKVIAGSVLGGVGILLIFINEILGLHANERTIMGLVIGLIATLSASAGNMLSQKSYRKAVPVVVSNTWGMLYGSAFTLLVGLVLQHSFAIPLTTKYLSSLLYLSLFGSVFAFGAYLSLAGRIGAERAAYSGVISPVIALTLSSMYEDFKWTPYIITGVALCLLGNILTLYSPKTTKLAG; from the coding sequence ATGAATTTCCTTCTATATGCAATATGCACTCTCATCTGGGGCTCCACGTGGCTGGTAATCACTTTTCAAGTTGATTCGGCCTCCCCGATCGCCTCCGTTTTCTGGCGTTTTACTTTAGGGGCATTCATGCTTTTAAGTTATTGCCTGATAACCAAAAAGAAACTGTCCTATGGGAAATCGGACCATCTCACCTTCCTGACCATGGGCATATTTATGTTCTCGGTGAATTACATGTTGGTTTATTGGTCTGAAACCATGGTGAGTTCGGGTATAGCTGCGATCTGTTTTACAGTTATCGTCCCTTACAACATGATCGGCATGAGATTGTTCTTTAAAAAACCTATAACTCCTAAAGTAATTGCGGGATCCGTGCTTGGCGGAGTGGGCATCCTTTTAATCTTTATCAATGAGATTTTAGGTTTGCACGCCAACGAGCGCACCATCATGGGCTTGGTCATTGGACTGATTGCAACGCTATCGGCATCTGCGGGTAATATGTTGTCACAAAAATCCTATCGCAAAGCCGTTCCCGTGGTGGTTTCAAACACCTGGGGTATGCTGTATGGAAGTGCCTTCACTTTACTGGTCGGATTGGTTTTGCAGCATAGCTTTGCAATTCCATTGACCACTAAATATCTAAGTTCTTTGCTTTATCTTTCTTTATTTGGATCGGTCTTTGCTTTTGGCGCTTACTTGTCTTTAGCGGGACGAATTGGGGCTGAAAGAGCGGCCTACTCCGGAGTTATTTCTCCGGTCATCGCGCTGACCCTTTCAAGTATGTATGAAGACTTTAAGTGGACTCCCTATATCATCACGGGAGTCGCACTTTGCCTTTTAGGAAATATTCTAACACTGTACTCGCCAAAAACTACCAAGTTGGCGGGTTGA
- a CDS encoding glycine cleavage system protein H: protein MASDDVRNYMGYLWYRQEDGVITIGINEDGLEDFESISTVDLPAEQEEVDTETVIGSIETSDGPLDIYSPVDGTVIEVNTSVIDDPSLIMEDPYEEGWLVRIESSDDVDDEDEDEDDEDDDDDDEDDDEDYDDEDED, encoded by the coding sequence ATGGCATCAGATGACGTAAGAAATTATATGGGCTACTTGTGGTACCGCCAAGAAGATGGCGTGATCACAATTGGTATCAACGAAGATGGACTTGAGGATTTCGAATCTATCAGCACTGTGGACCTTCCTGCTGAACAAGAGGAAGTGGATACTGAAACTGTGATCGGATCTATCGAAACCAGCGACGGTCCTTTGGATATTTATTCTCCGGTTGATGGGACTGTTATCGAAGTGAACACTTCGGTGATCGACGATCCGTCTCTTATCATGGAAGACCCTTACGAAGAGGGTTGGTTGGTTCGCATCGAATCGAGCGATGATGTCGACGATGAAGATGAGGACGAAGATGATGAAGACGACGACGATGATGACGAAGATGATGATGAGGATTATGACGACGAGGACGAAGACTAG
- the glnA gene encoding type I glutamate--ammonia ligase translates to MTAKEALKFAHEKGAKMVDLKFCDMIGTWQHLTIPLHQLEEESFENGFGFDGSSIRGWKGIEESDMIIRPDAKTAMMDPFMEMPTLSLICDVCLPETLQPYDRDPRQIVKKAIAYMQSTGIADTAYFGPEAEFFIFDDVRFEQTSNSAFYTVDSNEAVWNTGRDEGGGNLGYKIRSKEGYFPALPTDTLQDIRSEICAEMELCGMRVERHHHEVASAGQCEINFQYDTALNMGDKMMWFKYIVKNVCMRHGKTATFMPKPIFGDNGSGMHIHMSLWKDGKNLFAGNKYAGLSEMALHYIGGVLKHAPALCGIINPTTNSYKRLVPGFEAPTKLAYSFKNRSAAMRIPNSGPNPKAKRIEFRTPDPTANIYLAEAAILMAGLDGIINKINPGDPLDKDIYGLPPQEAALIPSVPGTLEESLANLMKNCSFLKKGDVFSDDLIETWVQYKIDKEVRPVQQRPVPYEFHLYYDC, encoded by the coding sequence ATGACTGCGAAGGAAGCTTTAAAATTCGCCCACGAAAAAGGCGCGAAAATGGTAGACCTCAAGTTCTGTGACATGATCGGAACTTGGCAACACTTAACAATTCCTCTTCACCAGCTTGAAGAAGAATCTTTTGAAAATGGATTTGGCTTTGATGGAAGCTCGATTCGTGGCTGGAAGGGTATCGAAGAGTCTGACATGATTATCAGACCTGATGCTAAAACAGCGATGATGGATCCATTCATGGAAATGCCGACATTGTCATTGATTTGCGATGTTTGCTTGCCAGAGACTCTTCAACCATATGATCGTGACCCACGTCAGATCGTTAAAAAAGCGATCGCCTACATGCAGTCAACGGGCATTGCTGATACAGCTTACTTCGGACCTGAAGCTGAATTCTTTATCTTTGATGACGTTCGCTTTGAACAAACTTCGAACTCTGCATTCTATACTGTCGACAGCAATGAAGCCGTATGGAACACAGGTCGCGATGAAGGCGGCGGCAATCTTGGATACAAAATCCGCTCTAAAGAAGGATATTTCCCAGCACTTCCAACAGATACCTTGCAAGATATCCGCTCTGAAATTTGCGCAGAGATGGAACTTTGTGGCATGCGCGTAGAACGCCATCACCACGAAGTAGCTTCTGCTGGTCAATGCGAAATCAACTTCCAATACGACACAGCCTTGAACATGGGCGATAAAATGATGTGGTTCAAATACATCGTGAAGAACGTTTGTATGCGCCATGGAAAAACAGCGACTTTCATGCCGAAACCAATCTTCGGTGACAACGGTTCTGGAATGCACATCCACATGTCTTTGTGGAAAGACGGTAAAAATCTTTTTGCAGGCAACAAATACGCAGGCTTGTCTGAAATGGCACTTCACTATATCGGTGGCGTATTGAAACATGCTCCAGCTTTGTGCGGCATCATCAATCCGACGACAAACTCTTACAAACGCCTGGTTCCAGGCTTTGAGGCTCCAACGAAATTGGCTTACAGCTTTAAAAACCGTTCGGCGGCAATGCGTATTCCAAATTCTGGGCCAAACCCTAAGGCAAAACGTATTGAATTCCGTACACCAGATCCAACTGCGAACATTTACTTGGCAGAGGCAGCTATTTTGATGGCCGGCTTGGATGGTATCATTAATAAGATCAATCCAGGCGACCCACTAGATAAAGATATCTATGGCTTGCCACCACAAGAAGCCGCTTTAATCCCATCAGTTCCGGGAACTTTAGAAGAATCCCTGGCTAATTTGATGAAAAATTGCAGCTTCTTGAAAAAAGGCGATGTTTTCAGTGACGACTTGATTGAAACTTGGGTGCAGTACAAAATCGACAAAGAAGTTCGTCCAGTACAGCAAAGACCAGTTCCTTACGAGTTCCACTTGTACTACGATTGTTAA
- a CDS encoding P-II family nitrogen regulator, protein MKKIEAIIKPFKLDDVVDALSEVGIEGITVSEVRGFGRQKGRTEVYKGAEYVVDFLPKIKLEVVLPAALVDSAVEAIRKTAHTGKIGDGKIFVLPVESALRIRTGEKNEEAL, encoded by the coding sequence ATGAAAAAAATAGAGGCTATCATAAAACCCTTCAAGCTCGACGACGTCGTCGATGCTCTCTCCGAAGTTGGAATTGAAGGTATCACTGTCTCCGAAGTTCGTGGGTTTGGGCGCCAAAAAGGGCGCACTGAAGTATATAAAGGTGCCGAATACGTCGTTGATTTTCTTCCCAAGATAAAACTGGAAGTCGTATTGCCCGCCGCTTTAGTCGATAGCGCTGTCGAAGCAATTCGCAAAACTGCTCATACCGGTAAAATCGGTGATGGGAAAATCTTTGTATTGCCAGTTGAATCCGCCCTAAGAATTCGTACGGGTGAAAAAAATGAGGAAGCACTTTAG
- a CDS encoding gamma-glutamylcyclotransferase encodes MTATRFFVYGSLTEGMVHYSKIQNFVESLSFARIKATAYRLKVGFPALVKGGSDLVPGQLVELKASDLLINLLDEFYGFNRLDSDKSLYSREEVDVYIEGSSEPVKAWTYFLNPLKLPVNASVITGGDWKKSIEDQPLMTSKLTEKQATYIQRLGRSSGREIVPIDLTLYRELMNLELIVDKGRRLALSKLGQEVFKHLG; translated from the coding sequence ATGACTGCAACACGTTTTTTCGTATATGGATCATTGACCGAGGGGATGGTTCATTACTCAAAAATTCAGAACTTCGTGGAATCATTAAGCTTTGCCAGAATTAAGGCAACAGCATATCGTTTAAAAGTTGGCTTCCCAGCGCTTGTTAAAGGCGGCTCGGACCTGGTGCCAGGGCAGTTGGTGGAGTTAAAGGCCTCTGATTTGCTGATCAATTTGTTAGACGAATTTTATGGTTTTAACAGATTGGACTCGGACAAGAGTCTTTACTCCAGAGAAGAAGTTGATGTGTACATCGAAGGCTCTTCTGAGCCGGTGAAGGCTTGGACCTACTTCTTAAATCCACTTAAGCTTCCAGTGAATGCGTCGGTTATTACCGGTGGCGACTGGAAAAAATCAATCGAAGATCAACCTTTGATGACATCTAAGTTGACTGAAAAACAAGCAACTTATATTCAACGCCTGGGTCGTTCTTCAGGTCGGGAGATCGTACCTATTGATTTGACGCTTTATCGTGAACTGATGAACCTTGAGTTGATCGTCGATAAGGGTCGCAGATTGGCTCTATCTAAATTGGGCCAAGAGGTATTTAAACATCTTGGATAA
- a CDS encoding tRNA (cytidine(34)-2'-O)-methyltransferase — MDNSKKIFRIVLIEPEIPQNTGNIGRTCVATNCELHLVGKMGFEINDTNLKRAGLDYWPHLTWHRHATFEDWWKLVEDPSRAWFFTTKTKRTYFEPQYQTGDWLVFGKETKGLDPDLLAKFPNQTVTIPMIGEGARSLNLATSVAIAAYEGVRQSRYT, encoded by the coding sequence TTGGATAATTCGAAAAAAATCTTCCGCATCGTTTTGATTGAGCCTGAAATCCCACAAAACACAGGGAACATCGGGCGAACATGTGTAGCTACGAACTGTGAGTTACATCTGGTGGGTAAGATGGGCTTCGAAATCAATGATACAAATCTAAAACGCGCGGGGCTGGATTACTGGCCCCATCTGACTTGGCATCGTCATGCTACGTTTGAAGACTGGTGGAAGCTGGTAGAGGATCCGTCGCGCGCTTGGTTCTTTACGACAAAAACAAAACGTACATACTTTGAGCCACAATATCAGACTGGTGATTGGTTGGTGTTCGGTAAAGAAACCAAAGGTTTGGATCCAGATCTTTTGGCGAAATTTCCGAATCAAACAGTGACGATTCCGATGATCGGCGAGGGTGCGCGCAGTTTGAATCTTGCAACAAGCGTTGCTATCGCAGCCTATGAAGGCGTCAGACAAAGTCGTTACACCTAA
- a CDS encoding zf-TFIIB domain-containing protein gives MIQCPNCQQPVEILDKHIGALFTCPHCAAVFFVNYDGQPEMASHEAEPAQEQNENAFVPPISETHYGTPAAEEFSPAQDQYLEPTEEPQFQQPADSFGEYSAESSDGGFNETPLNEQYSEELSEAATESEPAYEMNTSENFDYSENLNQPAEPIVENRTSDDANFADVIDFANANSTAGNFSYAVIIEGIDSSQLVYQLKEAMTDSKFGWDVSELLTHIGGGRLVVKGLSPAKASVFINRIKYLPFKVSWRQDVLSGS, from the coding sequence TTGATCCAATGCCCGAACTGCCAACAGCCAGTAGAGATTCTGGATAAACACATTGGGGCGCTGTTTACGTGTCCCCATTGTGCGGCGGTTTTCTTTGTAAATTATGATGGCCAACCGGAAATGGCTTCCCACGAAGCCGAACCGGCCCAGGAACAAAACGAAAATGCTTTTGTTCCGCCGATCTCTGAAACTCATTACGGCACTCCAGCTGCTGAAGAGTTCTCTCCTGCACAAGATCAATATCTCGAACCCACTGAAGAGCCGCAGTTTCAACAGCCGGCGGATTCCTTTGGTGAGTACAGCGCTGAATCTTCAGACGGTGGTTTTAACGAAACTCCGCTGAATGAACAGTATTCTGAAGAGCTTTCCGAAGCGGCCACAGAATCAGAGCCAGCCTACGAGATGAATACATCTGAAAATTTTGATTATTCTGAAAACCTAAATCAGCCCGCGGAACCCATTGTCGAAAATAGAACATCGGATGATGCCAACTTTGCCGACGTCATTGATTTTGCCAATGCGAATTCCACGGCCGGGAACTTTTCCTATGCGGTGATTATCGAGGGTATCGATAGCAGCCAGTTGGTTTATCAACTGAAAGAGGCGATGACGGACTCAAAGTTCGGCTGGGATGTGAGTGAACTTTTAACTCATATCGGTGGTGGGAGATTGGTAGTCAAAGGTTTAAGCCCGGCTAAAGCTTCGGTCTTTATCAACCGAATTAAATATCTGCCGTTTAAGGTCTCCTGGAGGCAAGATGTACTCTCTGGTTCTTAG
- the bamE gene encoding outer membrane protein assembly factor BamE, with protein sequence MLRLMSIPIVVIGLFTSACQTSMLKQFESIKPGMEKDDVLDLMGSPNQTQRVSGKDRWYYTFYDKRIRFQKEVQFVDGAAIYIGEVYQPPAEQTAVAIDTRNESRNKQIDEEIKKEVQENRKAYDAYESQTKGTDKVRYVPQFEPIR encoded by the coding sequence ATGTTACGACTGATGTCGATTCCGATCGTCGTTATAGGGCTGTTCACATCAGCTTGTCAGACATCCATGCTTAAGCAATTCGAGTCCATTAAACCCGGCATGGAAAAAGATGACGTTTTGGATTTAATGGGAAGCCCCAACCAAACCCAACGTGTATCCGGCAAAGATCGCTGGTACTACACATTTTATGACAAACGCATTCGCTTTCAAAAAGAAGTTCAATTTGTGGATGGTGCCGCGATCTATATCGGTGAAGTTTATCAGCCACCTGCAGAGCAGACGGCTGTCGCTATTGACACTCGCAATGAGTCTCGAAATAAACAAATTGATGAAGAGATAAAAAAAGAAGTTCAGGAAAATCGTAAGGCCTATGATGCTTACGAATCGCAAACAAAAGGGACTGATAAAGTTCGTTACGTTCCTCAGTTCGAGCCTATTCGGTAA
- a CDS encoding matrixin family metalloprotease gives MYKFLVFTLLSFLVGGCQQGVTLGPGSETTLASAAQDECGFVQNVYGQRVSWKTTLPINMFISKNVPSEYESIVRSAAKVWEDAAGMSLFNITNEDDISYDGSKDGRNGIYWNTNWTKSPNLQAMTSLYWTGNKITESDMTVDAKYFRFYIEHPELTSDLHLHSLIVHEFGHVLGLKHRSTLSTVMWPVLNAGTKRDVLTEADRKALKCEY, from the coding sequence ATGTATAAATTTTTAGTATTCACATTGTTGAGCTTTTTAGTCGGTGGATGCCAACAGGGCGTGACTCTAGGACCTGGCTCTGAAACGACTCTTGCGAGTGCCGCTCAAGATGAATGCGGATTTGTACAAAACGTTTATGGTCAGCGAGTTTCCTGGAAAACAACCTTGCCGATTAACATGTTTATTTCAAAAAATGTTCCTTCAGAATATGAATCTATCGTGAGATCGGCTGCGAAAGTTTGGGAAGACGCTGCTGGAATGTCTCTTTTTAATATCACCAACGAAGATGACATTTCTTATGACGGCAGCAAAGACGGTCGTAACGGAATTTACTGGAATACCAATTGGACCAAATCTCCAAACTTACAGGCGATGACGTCACTTTATTGGACCGGAAATAAAATCACCGAATCCGACATGACCGTCGATGCAAAGTACTTCCGCTTTTACATTGAACATCCGGAACTTACTTCTGATCTTCACTTGCACAGCTTGATTGTGCATGAGTTCGGACACGTATTAGGTTTGAAACACAGATCCACTCTTTCAACAGTCATGTGGCCGGTATTGAATGCTGGAACAAAGCGTGATGTATTAACAGAGGCTGATCGCAAAGCCCTGAAATGTGAGTATTAA
- the fabG gene encoding 3-oxoacyl-ACP reductase FabG → MINFKFINKNAVVTGGAAGIGLEISQSFLAAGGNVSVWDYSEKALAAARDELSKYGSQVQYVQVDITNRDSVAKAAAGLPWAVDILVNNAGITRDKSFAKMGADDWDAVINTNLTGLFNVTKTLLEKFNPNSQHKRIINISSVVGIYGNFGQTNYAAAKSGVIGMTKTWGKELGRKGFTSNAIAPGFINTAMTKAMPKEAIDAMAAKVPVMRLGETSDIANAVLFLASEQASYINATVISVDGGITL, encoded by the coding sequence ATGATAAATTTTAAGTTCATTAATAAGAATGCTGTAGTAACAGGTGGCGCTGCTGGTATTGGTCTTGAGATCTCTCAAAGCTTTCTAGCAGCTGGTGGGAACGTTTCCGTATGGGATTACTCTGAGAAGGCCTTGGCGGCAGCTCGGGATGAACTTTCCAAGTACGGCTCTCAGGTTCAGTACGTTCAAGTCGATATTACAAATCGCGATTCGGTCGCGAAAGCCGCTGCTGGCTTGCCTTGGGCTGTGGATATCCTTGTGAATAACGCCGGAATCACGCGTGATAAGTCATTTGCGAAAATGGGCGCGGATGACTGGGATGCTGTGATTAATACAAACTTAACTGGTTTGTTTAATGTCACAAAAACATTGCTTGAAAAGTTCAATCCGAATTCCCAACACAAACGCATTATCAACATCTCTTCGGTCGTGGGTATTTACGGAAATTTTGGTCAGACAAATTATGCTGCGGCAAAATCCGGCGTGATCGGCATGACGAAAACCTGGGGTAAAGAGTTGGGTCGTAAAGGTTTTACTTCCAACGCAATTGCTCCGGGGTTCATCAATACTGCGATGACGAAAGCGATGCCGAAAGAAGCGATCGATGCTATGGCAGCTAAGGTTCCAGTGATGCGCCTTGGCGAAACTTCTGACATTGCGAATGCTGTTCTGTTTTTAGCAAGCGAACAAGCCTCTTACATCAACGCTACTGTTATAAGTGTCGATGGTGGCATCACTTTATAA